The Labilibaculum sp. sequence AGGTTGGGCAGTTTCCTGATAATAATATAGGGGATGCCCTAAAAAGAATACCAGGTATTAACGTGGAGTACGATCAAGGAGAAGCCCGGTTTGGTCACATTCGCGGTACTGCTTCAGAATACAATTCAGTTACCATTAATGGCGAACGTATCCCTTCTGCCGAAGCTGGAATTCGATCGGTACAGCTTGACCTTGTTCCTTCGGATATGATTCAAACTGTTGAGGTGAACAAAGTGATAACTCCGGATATGGAAGCTGATGCAATTGGTGGTTCTGTAAACCTTATCACCCGCTCGAATCCTTTTAAACAACAAATTTCTGCACGTATTGGAACCGGATATAATTTTTTAAGTGATGATCCTCAATTAATTCTTTCGGCTCTATATGGCAACCGCTTTAAAACAGGAACACAATCAAATCTTGGTATGGTATTCTCTGCCTCATACCAGGACAATCAATTGGGATCGGACAATATTGAAACTGAGTGGGAAAAGGATGACAAGGGAGCCATTTACGCATCCGATTTTCAGATTAGAACCTATTACGTTCAGCGGATTCGCCAAAGTTATTCTTCTTCTTTTGATTACAATTTTAACCCAAATCATAAAATCGAATTCAAAGCCATTTACAATCACAGAAAAGACTGGGAGAACCGTTTTCGTTTACAATACAAAGACATTGAGCAAAAAGAAGATGGAAGTTGGATTAGCGAAGTTCGTCGCCAAACCAAAGGGGGAACCAACAAGAACCGCAGACTGGAAGATCAGCAGACAATGAACTTTGCTTTAAATGGAGAACACCACTTTGGAGCTATCGAAATTGATTGGAAAGGTAGTTATTCCAAGGCTTCTGAAGATCGCCCCAATGAACGTTACGTTACTTTACGAGCTAAAAAAGTTGCGATTACACCTAATTTATCTCTTACAAAAAAACCAGCATTTTCAGTAAACGATCCTCAATTAGCAGATTTAAGCAGCGAATTTGGCTTAAAAGAACTTACAGAACAATTTCAATACACAGAGGATATTGATAAAAATTTAAAAGTTGATATCAAATTTCCTATCCTCAGCGGAAAAAACAAGAACGCTCTTCAAACTGGTTTCAGATTAAAAAGCAAAGAGAAAAACAGAGACAACAGCTTTAATGATATTGAGCCAAATGATGAAAACGGCTTTATAAGTAATGCCTTAAATAATCAATATGATGCCAGTAAAAGTGATTTTATGGCCGGAGATTATGCTGCCGGACACTTTGCATCCAAACAATTTCTTGGAGGATTAAATTTCGATAATCAGTATAACCAAACCCGAAATGTTGAAGAGGAAGCCGGTAACTTTGAAGCAAAAGAAGATGTTTACGCCGGATATGTTCGTTTGGATCAGGATTTTGGAAAAAAACTTAAAATGATTTTTGGTCTTCGTGCAGAACAAACAAAATTAAAATATTCCGGTAGAATTTTGGATATCCCTGCTGACGGCGATCCAACGATTAGCACTACTGCAAAAGAAAAGAACGACTATACCAACATTCTTCCCAGTGTAATTGCAAAATTGTCGCTATCCGAGAATACAAAACTAAAACTAGCCTGGACAAACTCTATTTCACGCCCGAAATACTACGATTTGGTTCCGCACAGCAAAATTAAACAGGAAGATAATGAAATTGAAATAGGAAATCCTAAACTGGATCCAACCAACTCAATGAACTTTGATGTAATGGCTGAGCATTACTACTCAAATGTTGGATTACTTTCCGGTGGTTTCTTTTACAAATCGTTAAGTGATATTTCGAACACCATTGAACACAGAGATTTCAGCTACAGTGGGAAGACCTGGGACAAATTCTACCAACCTATTAATGTTGGTGATGCTGACCTTTATGGTTTTGAGTTTGCTTTTCAAAGACAATTGGATTTTCTACCAGGTTTCTTAAGTGATATGGGATTTTATGCCAACTATACCTACACTCATTCAAAAATGAAAAACGTGAACATTTCGGGTAGAGAAAATGAGGATTTATCGATAGTAGGAACACCAGAAAACAACGTTAATTTATCTTTATTTTACGAAGGTAAAAAACTAAATGTACGTGTATCATTGCAATATGCTGATGATTTTATTGATGAGTGGGGAGAATCTGCATTTTACGACAGCTACTATGATAAAGTAACACATATGGATGTAAGCGCTGGCTACAACATCAATTCCAATTTCAGCATTTTCGCATCGGTAAACAACATCTTAAACGAACCTTTACGCTACTACCAAGGAGACAAGAGTCACACCAAGCAAGCTGAATACTATGGCGCTAAAGCGAATATTGGTTTAAAAATGAATTTCTAAGCAAAAACAAATTTTATTATGCATAAAAGACCAAATACAATAATTCTACTAGGAATAACTGCATCGCTCCTAATTGCCTGTTCATGCGATCGCTCAAGCGAAGGTTCGAGAAAAGCTTCTTTACTGATTGAAAAAGTTACTGAAGCAGACGGCGAAACGGATGCACTGAAAAATAGATTGGCAACTGAAGATGCTGCTGATGATCCTGCAATATGGGTAAACCCTGACTCTCCGGAACAAAGCAGAATTATAGGTACAGATAAAAAAGGCGGTTTAGCTGTATATGATTTAGATGGCAATGAACTATTTTACTATGCAGATGGTAATATGAATAATGTTGACATCCGTCAAAATATTAAAACTGGGCAGGGTTTAATTGACATTGCAGCCTGTTCGAACCGAAGCTCAAACACTCTGAATTTCTACAGCATCGAAAAAGACGGCAGTTTACATCAATTTGAAAATGCCATTCCTGTTGAAATGAAAGATGAAGTTTATGGTTTTTGCCTGTCTAAAAATCAGGATCAACTTTACGCCTTTGTGAACAGCACTTTTGGAAATATTGAACAATGGGAAATCGTGCCGGAAGGCAAAAAGATTTCCACGAAATTGGTTCGACGACTAAAACTTGCCAGTAAAACAGAAGGAATGGTTTCCGACGACGAGGCTGGTATACTTTTTATAGGAGAGGAAGCCAAAGGAATTTGGAAAATATCAATAGATCCAAACAGTACAAAAGGATTTGAGCTTCTTTCCCAGAGTACGGTAGATAAAAATGAAAACATTTATGAGGATATCGAAGGTTTGTGCATTTACAAACAATCGAATGGATCTGGATACCTAATTGCCTCCAGTCAGGGAAACTATTCTTATGCTGTATTTGAACGCAAAACACCTCACAACTATTTAGGTAGTTTTAGAATTGATAATGGACTGATTGACGGTGTGGAAGAAACAGACGGCATTGATATCATTAACCTAAATCTTGGCGAAAAATTCCCGGCAGGGATGTTTGTTGTTCAGGATGGGTTTAATAAAAAGGATGAAAAATCAATTGCCCAGAACTTTAAAATGGTACGATGGGAAAAAATAGCAAATCTTTTCGAGCCAAAACTAAATATTGACACTCAATGCATTGCAGCTAAATAGCGGACTGTATAATCTAAAAAGAGCAGGCATTAAAAGTCTGCTCTTTATTTTTTCTTCTCCGACATCATCCTGGGCTTAAGAAACTCATACAAAAGCTTATATAGGACATCTTTATCGATTGGTTTTGATATGTATCCTTTAAAACCTTTCTCGATCATCTTCTCTCTATCTTCTTTCAAGGCATATGCAGTTTGCGCAATTATCGGAATATTTGGGTTCATCTTTAATATCCGTTTTGATGCCCTATACCCATCCATTACAGGCATTTTAACGTCCATCAATATTAAGTCAACATCTGTTTTATCTTCTATAATTTTTACAGCCTCCATTCCATTTTTTGCCCAGATCACTTTGGCAGAAGTGGGTGTTAAAATTTCATCTAACAGCATATAATTAATTTCAATATCTTCAACAACAAGAATCGTTTCGTTTTTTAATAAAGGTGGTACAAGTCCGGCTTCCAAGCTTTTAATTCTTCTAATTTGTGAATGAACCACATTTCTTAATCTAAAATAAAAAGTTGTTCCCTTATCCTTTTCTGAGGTGAGCCATAATTCTCCATCCAACAAGTTCGAAATCTCCTTACAAATTGCCAATCCTAAACCTACTCCTGACTGCATGCCCACACCAGTTTCCTCAATCTGTCTGAAAATATCAAAAATAATTTTTGTGTGCTCCGGTAAAATACCAATTCCAGTATCTGACACATAGAAGGTAATATCCGATCCTTCAACCTGATATCCATACGTAATTATTCCTGATTGTGTATATTTTATTGCGTTATTCAAAAGATTAGTTATCAATTGTATCAATTTTGTTTTATCCGAATACAAATACAGACTATCATCATCGGGAATGCATTTTAACCGCGTTGTTAAATTAAACTTATTGCTCTTATTTATCTCTGATTTTACATATTGCTGTAACGTTAAGAACAACTCAGCCAGAGAAAAATCCTCTTTTTTAACTTTAGCTTCTTTCGCCTGAAGAAGCGATACATCAAATATCGATTCGATTATTTTCAACAAATGTTGTCCACTTGATTTTATGATCTCATTGCGTTTTACTATTTTATCAATAGAAGACTTAGAGTTTACTAATCCACTAAATCCTATGATAGCATTTAAAGGGGTTCTTAATTCATGAGACATAGATGCCAAAAATGTAGATTTTAATTGGTCACTTTCCTCAGCCTTTTCTTTTGCAAATATAAGTTTCTGCTCAAATTTTTTCCGGCTGATTACACCAGCCAACACATCAGCGAAGGTATAGAGTAAATTGATGTCTTCTGAATCCCATTCTTTATCATGAAAAACGGAATCGAAGCCCACAAAACCTAATAAGGACTCATGAGATAATATTGGAAGAACTAACAGTGATTTAAGATCGGAATGAAAATTACCAATCTTTTTCTGAGTCGATTTTAATGAAAGTTTCGATAAAGGAAGATAAAGGTGTTCCCGTTGATTAAACTTCTCAATCCACCAATAGAAATTTTCAACAGCCAAATTCTGAGAAATTTCTTTCTTGGAAACAACACCATCCCGACACCATTCGTTAGTATTACTCAATGTAATTCTATTTTCCTCAAACAAAAACACATAACTTCTATCTGTATTCGTAAATTCACCAATGTTCTTTAATGCACGGTCAATCAACTGATCTACATCACTTAAAGATGAACCAATAAAATCAGCAGAAATATCAATTAGCAATTTTTCTATTTCCGTTTTATGTTTTAACCGGGCCTCTGATATCTTCCGATAACCAACATCCCGAACAATAGATTGAACGAATCTGGTCCCATTTAAATCTATTAAATTAGAATTAATCACAACTGGAATAATTTCACCCGATTTGGTTAGATGATTCGTTTCAAAAGAGACTTTTCCTTTTTTTCGCAAAGTCTCTCTTATGGTATTCATCCCCTTGTCTAACTTTTTTTCTTTTACTCTTAAATTTGCCGGAGTAAGCTGATAAAACTCTTCCCGGGAATAACCATAACGCTTAATAGCGGCGTCAT is a genomic window containing:
- a CDS encoding TonB-dependent receptor; this translates as MKTLFITLNLLVVFLFSVTSTIAENNAINVKRTATITGRVIDSEDYPLPGATLVLKETNQGVASDNNGVYRINNIIPGEYTLKISYIGYESVEKKIVFEESTTLTENFSLSEGVALQEVVIQGLLKEQSRALNQQKSNVNITNIVSSDQVGQFPDNNIGDALKRIPGINVEYDQGEARFGHIRGTASEYNSVTINGERIPSAEAGIRSVQLDLVPSDMIQTVEVNKVITPDMEADAIGGSVNLITRSNPFKQQISARIGTGYNFLSDDPQLILSALYGNRFKTGTQSNLGMVFSASYQDNQLGSDNIETEWEKDDKGAIYASDFQIRTYYVQRIRQSYSSSFDYNFNPNHKIEFKAIYNHRKDWENRFRLQYKDIEQKEDGSWISEVRRQTKGGTNKNRRLEDQQTMNFALNGEHHFGAIEIDWKGSYSKASEDRPNERYVTLRAKKVAITPNLSLTKKPAFSVNDPQLADLSSEFGLKELTEQFQYTEDIDKNLKVDIKFPILSGKNKNALQTGFRLKSKEKNRDNSFNDIEPNDENGFISNALNNQYDASKSDFMAGDYAAGHFASKQFLGGLNFDNQYNQTRNVEEEAGNFEAKEDVYAGYVRLDQDFGKKLKMIFGLRAEQTKLKYSGRILDIPADGDPTISTTAKEKNDYTNILPSVIAKLSLSENTKLKLAWTNSISRPKYYDLVPHSKIKQEDNEIEIGNPKLDPTNSMNFDVMAEHYYSNVGLLSGGFFYKSLSDISNTIEHRDFSYSGKTWDKFYQPINVGDADLYGFEFAFQRQLDFLPGFLSDMGFYANYTYTHSKMKNVNISGRENEDLSIVGTPENNVNLSLFYEGKKLNVRVSLQYADDFIDEWGESAFYDSYYDKVTHMDVSAGYNINSNFSIFASVNNILNEPLRYYQGDKSHTKQAEYYGAKANIGLKMNF
- a CDS encoding phytase, which produces MHKRPNTIILLGITASLLIACSCDRSSEGSRKASLLIEKVTEADGETDALKNRLATEDAADDPAIWVNPDSPEQSRIIGTDKKGGLAVYDLDGNELFYYADGNMNNVDIRQNIKTGQGLIDIAACSNRSSNTLNFYSIEKDGSLHQFENAIPVEMKDEVYGFCLSKNQDQLYAFVNSTFGNIEQWEIVPEGKKISTKLVRRLKLASKTEGMVSDDEAGILFIGEEAKGIWKISIDPNSTKGFELLSQSTVDKNENIYEDIEGLCIYKQSNGSGYLIASSQGNYSYAVFERKTPHNYLGSFRIDNGLIDGVEETDGIDIINLNLGEKFPAGMFVVQDGFNKKDEKSIAQNFKMVRWEKIANLFEPKLNIDTQCIAAK
- a CDS encoding PAS domain S-box protein, encoding MPDNNQHMSPDAFERLLSEYKERITELEKQVGKLKKERDHYSKSLKKTNAVNRADLLYNTTNQGIIIRNKEGKIIYANPSASRILGVEKEFLLDIESFEPRIKNILADGSLMTMETHPAKIALMTGKEVTNSILGVYNPQKQAYIWISITATPLMNKETGLSEEVFTIFEDITERLAAEKRLKESEAKANALLETIPDLILRISRDGKVIDLHGEEKGLFRNEESIIDLDIRKVFEANLTLEFMHSLEAALDTGKVQVFDYRLRIEERGVCYFEFRISSSGDREITAIVRNITEQKKMQRKSIEATRRLSTLMGNLTGMVYRCLADEFWTMLYVSQGGLNLTGYTPEELNYNSHIAYNDIIYPEDRDFVAQVVNEASSKNKRFTIEYRIISKGGTLKWVFEQGITIKDKNNKPLFIEGYIADITDRKIAEQNLIQSENKFRILFNSLNDAVFVHPWHESKFQKFVEVNDAAIKRYGYSREEFYQLTPANLRVKEKKLDKGMNTIRETLRKKGKVSFETNHLTKSGEIIPVVINSNLIDLNGTRFVQSIVRDVGYRKISEARLKHKTEIEKLLIDISADFIGSSLSDVDQLIDRALKNIGEFTNTDRSYVFLFEENRITLSNTNEWCRDGVVSKKEISQNLAVENFYWWIEKFNQREHLYLPLSKLSLKSTQKKIGNFHSDLKSLLVLPILSHESLLGFVGFDSVFHDKEWDSEDINLLYTFADVLAGVISRKKFEQKLIFAKEKAEESDQLKSTFLASMSHELRTPLNAIIGFSGLVNSKSSIDKIVKRNEIIKSSGQHLLKIIESIFDVSLLQAKEAKVKKEDFSLAELFLTLQQYVKSEINKSNKFNLTTRLKCIPDDDSLYLYSDKTKLIQLITNLLNNAIKYTQSGIITYGYQVEGSDITFYVSDTGIGILPEHTKIIFDIFRQIEETGVGMQSGVGLGLAICKEISNLLDGELWLTSEKDKGTTFYFRLRNVVHSQIRRIKSLEAGLVPPLLKNETILVVEDIEINYMLLDEILTPTSAKVIWAKNGMEAVKIIEDKTDVDLILMDVKMPVMDGYRASKRILKMNPNIPIIAQTAYALKEDREKMIEKGFKGYISKPIDKDVLYKLLYEFLKPRMMSEKKK